In [Phormidium] sp. ETS-05, the genomic window GACCCCGAGGGTGTAAATACCACCCGGAACAGCCCCAAAGACTCCGGCTTCACCGTACCACCGCCAGTGGGAATATACAAAAGCTGTTGAAGAGGAGTTTGGTCAATAGAATCTCTGGCCGCATCACTTTGAGGTTTATAACCCAAAATCGCCCCATCTTTACCCAAACCCACTTGGTAAACCAAATCTTCCCCAAACGTCGGATTTGTCTTCCAGGCTTGACTAATTTCGGTGAAAAGTCTCTGCTGGAGAGCTTCCAACTCCGTAGCATCAGTAATTTCCGGCACCGAAGCCAGCAAAGTTTCCAGCTCCGCCGCCGTTGCTGGCTGCGGTGACGGCGACGTGCCCACATTCGGCTTGTCCCCGCCACCAGTAGCTTGAGGAGGTGGGGATTCGGTTTTACTACTGGTATTCTGGGGTACAGGTTCTGTAGGGCGCTTGATTTCCGGCAGCGGCATCCAGAAAAACGCGATCGCTGCCACAGCGAACCCAGAAACCCCCACCGCCATTGGCACCATCTTCACCGCCGTTGCTTGCTGATGGCGAGTATTTCCGGGAAACCGGTTGCAACTGGAGCCGCATTTGGGGTAAAGTTCCCGCATCCGCCAAGAACTGATCCACCGCTTCCACCAAATCAAATAGCTGGGGTGTAGTCAATTCCACCTGCATCAGAGCCCCGGCGGTGCCAGTGTTCTCATCCGTAGGTTTAACTACCAACCGATGCCGGTCTGGGGCGATTTTTTCCAGGCTCACCCCCCCAGTGGCGTTGATGTCTGGTTCTGAGGATGGCACCCCGCTCAAAAATGCCTGGGCATATTTGCTAACTGCCATCACCAAGCTATTGAGAAAATCCATCCCGCCGCGCAGGGGCTGCTCCAACCCGGCCACATAACACTCGACATTGACCAAATTGGACATTACCGGCGCTAGCCCTTGAGCCGCCGCCGCTGGGTCTTCCGGGAACCCCTCCAAAACTAACCGGAAATTAGGCAAGCTATACTGCCGTTGAATCGTCATTCAACTTCTCCATCAAACAAACTCATCCACAACCTTTGGATTCCTGCCGTTCCCGTACAGAATAGCAATTTCCCGAGCAGTTCCAAAGCCAGCTCGTCCAATTTTTCTTTACTATTGTAAGCTATTACCCCAGCTCGGCGCGGGTTCATCCGGCTGCGGAAATGTGCCCGGAATCGCTCCAGATACCTAGCTAATTGCAGGTGATGTTCTACCGGGATGTTTTTGGCTTGGAGTTGTTGGTAGTCTAGCAGTAACTGGCGGATCGGCGCCGTCAACCGCCGCGTCAGGTAACAGGCGATCGCTACGAGAGCCTTAGCCTCCTCCAAACTTAAAGGCTGTCTTTGGCTATACCGCCGCAGGGGGTTAGTGCTGCGGATGCGCCACAGGACCACCCGATTTTTGATAATCCCCTGCAACCCCAGTTCCTTGGCGACGGCCAGAATATCTTCTGAGCCTCTGAGATTGAGCGCCTCGATCGCCAGTAAAATTAGGTCAATCTGCATCCGCGCCCGTCTGGGACAACCATTCGTCCAGTTGCCCGGAGGAATAGGCATTTGCTCTAAAATCAGCGGTGACGACGAGTCGGAGGGACTATTAGACGCCAAAGGGCTGATAATACCATTCATCGAAGCTCACTCCCTACTTTGCTTAAACTGCACGCTACAACCATCCTTATTTTCCAGATTTATTTTCCAGATTTTCCCGTATGTACTGCTGTTGCTTTTATTTCAGCTCCATAGCCTCCCCCATCAGCAATAATTGACGATCGTCTCTTCTCAAATAAGAATACCCGACTGGCCATATCGCCATCGCAGCTCCCTAAAGTTTTCCCCATCCCCCCGTCCCCCCATCTCCCCATCCCCCCGTCCCCCCGTCCCCCCAGCCCGCTGCCGCGTAGGCGTTGCCAGCGCGTAGGCGTTGCCTGCGCATAGCGCATAGCGCTTAGGCGGGGGTCCCCCCGTCCCCCCGTCCCCCCGTCCCCTGCGTCAGGGATGCGCTATTATAACGATGGCTTATCCGCATAGGTTAAGGTGGGGTAAGGTGCCGGGATGAACCTGAGTCCTGCCCGCCATAGGAACGAAGCCCAGCAACCAGAAGCAAAACGAACCCACAATGGATATTACAGGCGCGCCTCAAAATTTACCCGAATCCCTCATAGAGGTAAAAAATCTGATTCGGGATCTGCCCGACTTTCCTAAACCCGGTATCATATTTCGAGATATTACCACCCTGTTGCGGGACCCGAAGGGATTGCGCGTTGCCGTTGACAGCATGGCCGAACAGTGCTACCCCCTCGCTCCTGACTGTGTTGTAGGGATGGAGTCGCGAGGGTTCATTTTTGGCGTCCCCTTAGCTTACAAACTAGGGGTTGGGTTTATCCCAGCGCGCAAACCGGGAAAACTGCCTGCAGCTACTTACTCGGCTGAGTACGAGTTGGAGTACGGCACGGACCGGCTGGAAATCCATCGCGATGCTTTGGCACCGGGACAACGGGTCCTCATCGTTGATGACCTGATTGCTACTGGGGGCACTGCTGCCGCTACTGCTAAGCTGGTGGAGCGATCGGGCGCAACTCTGGTGGGTTTCTGTTTTCTGGTGGAATTGTTGGGTTTGGGGGGACGGGAAAAACTGCCTCCGGTGCCGATTATTACTATAGTGCAGTATTAGTCCCGATTAATCCAAAAAGCCATCATTGGCTTATGCCCTTATGGTCAACCCAAAGCTCTGTTAATTTCCCTAAATAAATTTTTCACATAAATAAAATATGATTTTAAATCAATTATTCATTTAAGTGAAAATTGAATCAAATAAATTCTGGCTTTGGGAATTGCAATTTTATCCCTGGTTTAATTAAATTAAAGGACAAAGGACAAAGGACAAATGACAAAGGACAAAGGACATTTGAGTGAGAAACGGACTTAAGTCGGCATTCGGCAATTGTAATTTTATCCCTAAAACCATGCAGCATGGAATGCTGCGCCACAGAGCATGACTTCGACTCGAGTTGACAGATGGCAAAGGCGTTTGGTCGCAGCGCGGGATGCGGCGGGAGCTGCCCTGGCCAGTGAAATGACCCCATATATCCTCAAACGGCTGTTGCAGGCGTTGGTGACGCTGTTGTTGGCATCGGCGCTCAGTTTTGCGATCATTCAACTCGCCCCAGGGGATTATTTGGATAAGTTGGCGCAAAACCCCCAAATATCGAAAGAAACTCTGGCACTGTATAAGGAAAGATTCGGTTTAGACAGACCCGTAATCGAGCAGTACGTCCGATGGTTGTGGCAAATTATCACTGAGGGGGATTTCGGGGAAAGTTTCGCCAGTCAGCGACCAGTAGCAGATTTGCTGTGGGAACGGATACCGAATACGGTGCTGCTGTCGATTTCGTCTTTGGTGGTGACTTGGGCGATCGCTCTCCCCCTCGGGATTATTAGCGCCGTCAACCAAAATCG contains:
- a CDS encoding adenine phosphoribosyltransferase translates to MEVKNLIRDLPDFPKPGIIFRDITTLLRDPKGLRVAVDSMAEQCYPLAPDCVVGMESRGFIFGVPLAYKLGVGFIPARKPGKLPAATYSAEYELEYGTDRLEIHRDALAPGQRVLIVDDLIATGGTAAATAKLVERSGATLVGFCFLVELLGLGGREKLPPVPIITIVQY
- a CDS encoding DUF4335 domain-containing protein — its product is MTIQRQYSLPNFRLVLEGFPEDPAAAAQGLAPVMSNLVNVECYVAGLEQPLRGGMDFLNSLVMAVSKYAQAFLSGVPSSEPDINATGGVSLEKIAPDRHRLVVKPTDENTGTAGALMQVELTTPQLFDLVEAVDQFLADAGTLPQMRLQLQPVSRKYSPSASNGGEDGANGGGGFWVRCGSDRVFLDAAAGNQAPYRTCTPEYQ
- a CDS encoding DUF3038 domain-containing protein, translating into MNGIISPLASNSPSDSSSPLILEQMPIPPGNWTNGCPRRARMQIDLILLAIEALNLRGSEDILAVAKELGLQGIIKNRVVLWRIRSTNPLRRYSQRQPLSLEEAKALVAIACYLTRRLTAPIRQLLLDYQQLQAKNIPVEHHLQLARYLERFRAHFRSRMNPRRAGVIAYNSKEKLDELALELLGKLLFCTGTAGIQRLWMSLFDGEVE